The window GACATGCTCCACGAGCGGACGGACTTCCCGGCCGGGACGACTCGCTATACGGCCGGCTGGCGGTCGGTGGGGGCTTCGCTCTCCGACGTTGCCGCGATGGGGGCGAGCGCGACGGCTGCCGTTGCGGCCTACGCGGCCCCCGAGTTCGATGCGGACGATCTCGAGGCGTTCGTCGACGGGGCGAACGACGTCTGTGATGCCGTCAACGCGGCCTACGTCGGCGGTGACCTCGACACCCATCAGGAGTTTACCGTGGCGACGACTGCAGTGGGCGAAACCACAGCCCCCGTCCTCCGCAGGGGAGCGACCCCGGGCGACGTCGTTTGTGTCACCGGCTCGCTGGGACGGAGCGCGGCCGCCCTCGACCACTTCGACGCCGACAACATAGAGCGGGCGAACGAGCTGTTCAGGTTCGAGCCACGGGTTCGAGCCGGCCGCGAGCTCGCGGACGTGGCGACGGCGATGATGGACTCGAGCGACGGACTGGCCCGCTCGCTCCACCAGCTGGCCGAGGCGTCAGACTGCGGGTTCGCCATCGAAGGGGCGTCGATTCCGGTCGCTTCGGCGCTCGAGGACGCGCTCTCTGAAACGGGCGCGACCGACGCTGAGATTCTCGAGCGGGCGATCTCCTTCGGCGAAGACTTCGAACTGGTGTGTACGATACCCGAATCGGCTGTCGAGGCCGCTCGAGAAGCCATCGACACCGAGTTGACCGTGGTCGGGGCGGTCGTCGACGCTGGCAAGGGCATCACCCTCGACGGGGCGAAACTCGCGGATCGGGGCTATACCCACGGCGGGTGAGCGGCCCCGTATGCGCCCCCTCGAGACTCGCTTATAGCGATTCGTGGACGTCCTGAGCCACTCGAGCGGAGACGGTAGCGCGTGCGTGTCTCGACAGTTTCACGGAACACTATTAGTTGACGATCGAGACCGGTGCTGGCATGAAACAGAGCAGACCGAGACCGAAGGTGACGAGGCCGAGTGCGACCCGCTTTCGATCCAGGCGGTCGTCGTTCACCGGAACGGCTGGCCCCATCGCGGCGAGTAATACGGCGAACAATCCCCAAAACACCCAGATGAACACCGCGTTGCCGCTGTAGCCGTCGACGTAATAGAGGTACGCCGCCAGGGAGAACAACACGCCGGGAACGACGGCTGCGACCGTTTCCTGAAGGTCACCGACCATCGCTCGCATGATGTGACCGCCGTCGAGTTGGCCCACCGGGATGAGGTTCAAGAACGTGATGAACATGCCGACCCAGCCCCCGATGACGACCGGATTGACGTTTTGCGTCGGATCGTCGGCGTACAGTGGCCGATCGACGGCGGCGGCGATCATCTCGAGCATCGGCGGAAAGCCGAGTCGAATCTGGGTCGCGTCGGGGTCGGCTGCACCCTCCGGGACGGGCACCGGCGGCAGATAGAGGCCGATTACGGTGACGACGACGGTGGCGACCAGCCCGGCGAGCGGGCCGGCGACGCCGATGTCGAACAGTGCTTTTCGACTCGGCATCTGGCCTTTCATCTTGATCACCGCTCCCATCGTCCCGATGAGCGTCGGCACCGGCAGGAAGTACGGCAGCGAGGCGTCGACCTGATGGTAGCGACTCAGGACGTAATGGCCCATTTCGTGGACGCCGAGTACGCCGAGAATGGCGACGGTAAACGGCCACGCGCGCCACAGCTCGAGCGGGTCGCCGATCGGGTCGATGCCGTACCACATCGCCCCCGCAAACAGCGTCGAGGCGACCGTCGCCAGGAACAGAACGAGGTTCGTCCAGGGAATGCCGTCGACGCCCAGCGAGAGGGGCTCGGCGACGAGGACGTACTCGCCGCGTTCGACGGTGAGCCGAACGTCGTAGCCGGCCTCGCGGAAGTCACCCCAGAGTTCCCGCATCATCGGCTCGGGTGCCAGTTGTGGCGTCCCGTAGTAGCGAATCTCGTCGCCATCGACCGCGATTTCGTAGACCGGAAACACCGATTCGATCCGCTCGAGGGGCGGACCGTTCCCGGGCACCTCGGCGTCGGCCGAATTCATTGCCTGCTCGTTCGTCGCCACCTCGTATAAATCGACTGTCGTCGGCGTGACGGCTGTGTCATAGTCTCCCGGGGTATGTCGGCGCTCGACGACGGAGTCCGGTTCTGCTGTGGGTGCTGTAGCTCCGTGTCGAACTGGGGGATAGGAGAAACCCCGACGTCGACTGGTGTGCGGCCAGCGACGACGGGGTTTTGTGCGTGTGATCGTCTCGCCGCCCGCCGGTATCAGCGGACGGCTGTGCGTGAGACGGGCGGTCTGGATGCCGCCTGGGTGATCGTCGTACGCGCCGCGTGTGGAGTAGCGCGTACGTGTGGGACCAATTGCAATTCAGGGGGCCGATGACACGACCCGTTCAGGCTGGAGCGACTCGCCACGTGGTCGCACTCGTGTACGACCACTTTTCGATCTCGAGATCCGTCGCGGATTCCGAGAGCTTGACCATCAGGGCACCGATCTCTTTGGGGGAGAGACCGACGTCGTCCGCGATGAACTTTCCTTTGAAGTACATCTCGCCGTCGGCAGCGCGTTCGCGCAGGTACTGTTTGAGGCGGAGTTCTTTGCCGTCCGTGGAGGGTTGGGCTGTCGTGCTCATCGACAGCTATCCGTACCAGTGGGATGATGTTATAAAGGCGGGTTACTTCGAACTGTTTCAAATGTCTTCAGCAATCCAAGGGGTAACACTCGTTTCACCTGTGTTTTCGATACTGTTAAAGGCGGTGTGAGAGGACAGTAGAAGTTTTAAAACTGCTTCTAACGTATTATTGGACGTTTTACACTCCGTCCACTGTGAAGCGGCCACGGTCGCCATAAACCCAATATATTCGACATATTTACCGATCAGGAACGGTCGTGAACCCAGAACGTCTCTTCGACCGTCACCTCTTTTTTGAACAGAGGTACCTCGTCTTTGAGGCGGTTGATACCGTCCTCGACGGTGCGAAACGCCTCTTCGCGGTGGCCGGCAAGCACGACGACGTGGACGATGTCCTCGCCGTTACGGACGACCCCCGTCCGGTGGTACAGTTCGACCCCGTACACGCCCTCACGCGCCTCGAGGTCGGCCTGCAGCGCCGCCATCCGCTGGTCGGCGACGCCGTCGTACTTCTCGAACTCGAGGTACTCCGTTCGGGCGTCCTCTGGGTCGTCTTTCGCGCGAACGCGACCCGTAAACGTTGCGATGGCTCCGGCCTGATCAGCGTCCTGACGTGTTTTGACCCGTTCGACGAGCGACTCGAGCGTCCGATAGGGATCCGTGGCCTCGAGATCAGTCGCCAGGGCCTCCAGATCGAGATTGTTGGGCGTGCCGACGGTCGCGATCACGGGCGATTTCGAGGGTTCGCGTTCGTCGCCGACGACGACCGTCGGATGGCCCGGTATCTCGAGGCCGATGACGACAGCGTACGCGCAGGTGGGCGCGAGTGAGTCGAGCGCATCGGCGACGGTGAGTTCCGTGCCGGAGGCCGTCCAGTCGCCGTCGGCACCGAGGGCGTACGTGACGTCGCCACCGGGGGTAATCCCCGCGTCGCGAAGCGTGTTGAGCCCGTCGGCGATGGTGGCGTCGTAGCGGACGACGCCGACCCGACCGGATCGCGAGAGTTGATCGACGATCCGGTCGGCCGTGCGCTCGAGGCGGTCGTCATTCGCCCCGCCGTCGATGATGCCGAGTACGTACATATCGGAATGGTGGGTGGCGGACGTTTTGTAGCTGTCGTCGGTAGACAACCCCACACGCGGTGGTGACCGGCGTTGACAACCCTTAAGATGGACTCGCGGTTACACCGCGGTAGTATGAAAGTGGTCGTCTCAATCGGTGGGAGCGTACTCGTTCCCGAGCCGGGTGCGGATCGGGTGGCAGCCCACGCCGCCGTCGTCGAAGACCTCGTCGCGGATGGGTGTCGGGTCGGTGCCGTCGTCGGCGGCGGCGGTGTCGCCCGCGAGTACATCGGTGCCGCCCGCGAACTGGGCGCCAACGAGATCGAACTGGATCAACTGGGGATCGACGTTACCCGACTCAACGCCAGACTCCTCATCGCGGCCCTCGGTGAGGACTCGGTGACCGCCCCGGCTCGAGATTACGAAGCCGCGGGCGAGGCGCTCCGGAGGGGCAACGTCTGCGTGATGGGTGGAGTCGCCCCGGCCCAGACGACCGACGCTGTGGGTGCCGCCCTCGCCGAGTACGTCGACGCCGACCTCCTCGTATACGCGACGAGCGTCCCCGGCGTCTACTCTGCGGATCCGAACGAGGACGACACGGCGACGAAGTACGACGAACTCTCGGCGGCGGAACTCGTCGACGTGATCGCCGGCCTCGAGATGAATGCGGGGGCGTCCGCTCCCGTCGACCTGCTCGCCGCGAAGATCATCCAGCGGTCGGGAATGCGAACGATCGTCCTCGACGGCACCGACCCCGAGCGTATCGCCCGCGCCGTCCGGTACGGCGACCACGAGGGAACCGACGTGATCCCCGAGTCGGCGGGTGAAGAGCCGACCTACTGGGCCAGCGATGCACACTGACGGCGA of the Natronosalvus vescus genome contains:
- the thiL gene encoding thiamine-phosphate kinase encodes the protein MDERAALALLERHLDPVGDDAAIVDDLVITTDMLHERTDFPAGTTRYTAGWRSVGASLSDVAAMGASATAAVAAYAAPEFDADDLEAFVDGANDVCDAVNAAYVGGDLDTHQEFTVATTAVGETTAPVLRRGATPGDVVCVTGSLGRSAAALDHFDADNIERANELFRFEPRVRAGRELADVATAMMDSSDGLARSLHQLAEASDCGFAIEGASIPVASALEDALSETGATDAEILERAISFGEDFELVCTIPESAVEAAREAIDTELTVVGAVVDAGKGITLDGAKLADRGYTHGG
- a CDS encoding site-2 protease family protein, which translates into the protein MNSADAEVPGNGPPLERIESVFPVYEIAVDGDEIRYYGTPQLAPEPMMRELWGDFREAGYDVRLTVERGEYVLVAEPLSLGVDGIPWTNLVLFLATVASTLFAGAMWYGIDPIGDPLELWRAWPFTVAILGVLGVHEMGHYVLSRYHQVDASLPYFLPVPTLIGTMGAVIKMKGQMPSRKALFDIGVAGPLAGLVATVVVTVIGLYLPPVPVPEGAADPDATQIRLGFPPMLEMIAAAVDRPLYADDPTQNVNPVVIGGWVGMFITFLNLIPVGQLDGGHIMRAMVGDLQETVAAVVPGVLFSLAAYLYYVDGYSGNAVFIWVFWGLFAVLLAAMGPAVPVNDDRLDRKRVALGLVTFGLGLLCFMPAPVSIVN
- a CDS encoding DUF7123 family protein; the encoded protein is MSTTAQPSTDGKELRLKQYLRERAADGEMYFKGKFIADDVGLSPKEIGALMVKLSESATDLEIEKWSYTSATTWRVAPA
- a CDS encoding molybdopterin synthase, which codes for MYVLGIIDGGANDDRLERTADRIVDQLSRSGRVGVVRYDATIADGLNTLRDAGITPGGDVTYALGADGDWTASGTELTVADALDSLAPTCAYAVVIGLEIPGHPTVVVGDEREPSKSPVIATVGTPNNLDLEALATDLEATDPYRTLESLVERVKTRQDADQAGAIATFTGRVRAKDDPEDARTEYLEFEKYDGVADQRMAALQADLEAREGVYGVELYHRTGVVRNGEDIVHVVVLAGHREEAFRTVEDGINRLKDEVPLFKKEVTVEETFWVHDRS
- the pyrH gene encoding UMP kinase, translating into MKVVVSIGGSVLVPEPGADRVAAHAAVVEDLVADGCRVGAVVGGGGVAREYIGAARELGANEIELDQLGIDVTRLNARLLIAALGEDSVTAPARDYEAAGEALRRGNVCVMGGVAPAQTTDAVGAALAEYVDADLLVYATSVPGVYSADPNEDDTATKYDELSAAELVDVIAGLEMNAGASAPVDLLAAKIIQRSGMRTIVLDGTDPERIARAVRYGDHEGTDVIPESAGEEPTYWASDAH